Proteins encoded by one window of Dermochelys coriacea isolate rDerCor1 chromosome 13, rDerCor1.pri.v4, whole genome shotgun sequence:
- the NPBWR2 gene encoding neuropeptides B/W receptor type 2 has product MKSEYSSLSLKAGMENNFRVSNLNTTCNDTSDGRYLDNGTRSNFTFHEQTPDFYVVLPVIYSVICAVGLTGNTAVIYVILKAPKMKTVTNMFILNLAIADDLFTLVLPINIAEHLLHYWPFGEILCKIILSIDHYNIFSSIYFLTVMSIDRYLVVLATVRSKRMPHRTYRAARIVSLCIWALVTIIVLPFIIFANVYVDGLEIKSCGLNFPKPERFWFKASRIYTLILGFAIPVSTICILYTMMLYKLRNMHLNSNAKALDKAKKKVTIMVFIVLAVCLFCWTPFHLATIVALTTDLAQTSVVIGISYFITSLSYANSCLNPFLYAFLDDSFRKSFKKMLECRAA; this is encoded by the coding sequence ATGAAATCTGAATACAGTTCGTTATCCCTGAAAGCAGGCATGGAAAATAATTTTAGGGTAAGCAATCTGAACACCACCTGCAATGATACAAGTGATGGCAGGTACTTGGACAATGGCACAAGGTCCAACTTCACCTTCCATGAACAGACTCCTGACTTCTACGTGGTCCTCCCAGTTATTTACTCTGTGATCTGTGCAGTGGGGCTCACAGGCAATACTGCTGTCATCTACGTGATCCTCAAGGCCCCTAAGATGAAGACAGTGACCAACATGTTCATCCTGAACCTAGCTATAGCTGATGACTTGTTCACTTTGGTCCTGCCCATTAACATTGCTGAGCATCTCTTGCACTACTGGCCCTTTGGAGAAATCCTCTGCAAGATCATCCTGTCCATAGACCACTACAACATCTTCTCTAGTATCTATTTCCTCACGGTGATGAGCATAGACAGGTACCTGGTTGTCCTGGCCACTGTCCGGTCCAAGAGGATGCCCCATCGTACCTACCGAGCAGCCAGAATTGTCAGTCTGTGCATCTGGGCCCTGGTCACCATCATAGTTCTCCCTTTCATCATCTTTGCCAATGTCTATGTAGATGGCCTGGAGATCAAGAGCTGTGGTCTCAATTTCCCCAAACCTGAGAGATTTTGGTTCAAGGCCAGCAGGATCTATACCCTAATCCTTGGCTTTGCCATTCCTGTATCCACAATCTGCATTCTCTATACCATGATGCTGTATAAACTGAGGAACATGCACTTGAATTCAAATGCTAAAGCCCTGGACAAAGCCAAGAAGAAGGTCACCATTATGGTCTTCATCGTCCTGGCTGTGTGCCTCTTCTGCTGGACCCCCTTCCACCTGGCCACCATTGTGGCTTTGACCACTGACTTAGCACAGACCTCTGTGGTCATAGGTATCTCCTACTTCATCACCAGTTTGAGCTATGCCAATTCATGCTTGAATCCTTTCTTGTATGCTTTCTTGGATGACAGTTTTcggaaaagtttcaaaaagatgCTGGAATGCAGAGCTGCTTAA